GCTCGGGTTGGCGATGACACTCCAAACACCACTGCATGTCGAGGGAGTTGACCTTCCACATGAGCGGCATCTGGTCCACCTGCCCGTGGCAGGTGGCGCATCCCACCCCTTTTTTCACGTGAATGCTGTGATTGAAGTACACGAAATCGGGCAGGTCGTGAATACGCACCCATTCGATGGGCTTGTCTGTCCGCCAGCTTTCCCGAATCGGCTCTAAGATGGGGGCTTCAGTCCAGATTTGCGAGTGACAAGTCATGCAGGTCTTGACGGCGGGGATGCCAGCAAACGCGGTCTGTTCCACCGAGACATGGCAGTAGCGGCAATCGACACCGAGCCCACTCACGTGATGCTTATGACTAAACGGCACGACTTGCTCTTTTGCCACGCCAACATCGTTGACCCACGGGGAACGGGCGAGAAGCATAGCTAACCCGAGGAGTCCGCCTGCCAGGAGAGCACCACCAACTATGCTCAATTTTGCGAGCGTGTTAGTGCTCCGACGAAATATCTGAGCCATCGAAACGCCTTCTTATGGTTTTATGAAAAGGACCAGCACACGATTGCGAACCTAAACTACAGAAAACTTAAAAAAACGCTAGAGCCGTCACGATCTGGGACGCTCTTCCCTGTCACCGCCACAGCCTGTCTTTCTCCCACACCCATCAACCCTCCCCCTGCATTCTCACGATATCTCAGCGATTTGTGAGATTTTTACGTGCATGAAGCCGCAGCCCACCCAGACATCCCGATTAGGGACGATGAGATTACGTAGAAGGAAAAATCATGTTGGATTCTTTTTCTACTTAGCGCAACTACTACACGCTCGGGGAAATCCTTGCCCAAGGAGAGAAAAGACCTCCCGCTGCCCGGCGGACTATAGCAAGGTCGTCACGCAGGTCTACTCCCCTCTCCCTTCCAGCGCGCGGCACCATAGCAGAAAGAATGTACGGCTGGCAAATCGGGCGCGATGCCACCCTTATGGCATCGTCACGGTGCGAAAACCGCGCCCATCCTTTTGCCGATGTAACCGGTCATCTCCACATAGCCACGCCCGACAATCCCCTGAGCGGCATCGCCCCCGGAGACGACGATACTGCCCTCCCAGTAAATCACCCCAGTGCTGGCCGTGGTTTGTAGCTCCTGCCCTGGAAACGCGGCCCGCACCAGTAAGTGCAAGCCATGCGCTGGGGCCGTCACTTTCCACGTCATCGGATACGAAGCCCCGCTCACCGCCGAGCGCCACGGCTGACTCGGCGTCAGGGTAAAATCCTCGCGCGCTAATCGTGTAGCATGACCGTCCGGGTCGATAAGCGTCCCGCTCGAATGAGGGTCGGTAGACCCGTCGGCACGGCGAATCTGAAAGAGCATCAATTCGCGCCCATCATTCAGTTGGAGCGAAAACCAATCCCACCCCACCTGCTCAGGCTCTAAAAAGCTGGTGCCGAATTCATGGTCCATCCAGCTCAGTCCAGAGACAGTCAATGCTTCGCCATTCACGGTCAGCGTGCCAGCAGTGCGTAGCCGTGTCAGCGAATAGTAGTGGGAGGCATTCCCTGCTGCAGCACCTTTCTGGCTGACACCGTTCTCCCCATGAATGACAGGAATTTTCTCTGGCGTGAGCGTTACTGCCAGTTGCACGTTCCCTTCGGCTGCAGACAGGACGTGTTGGTCCCCTTCTAGCCGAGCCTCCCAGCCTTCGTTCCACACCCGATAGTGCGTCGCTTCGGCCCCAGCCCACCCGACCCCGGCGCGATTAAGCTTCTCGAAAGCGTAGAACCGCTGGTCCTTGAAATCGGAAATTGCGAAATGCGCCATGTATAAATCCCGCACGGTCCAGCGCGAAGGGTTGGCTGGATCGGACGCGATACCGGTGCGAAAGAAAGTCAGCTGATAGCCGAACCGCCTGCCGTCGGCGGTTTCCAGGTTGCCGGTGTAGTACCACCACTCGATCCGATAGTCCGGATGCGCGGCATGATCGCGGGGAAAAGAGAATTCGTAACCCGGGACCGCTTCCTTCCAACGTTGCTCGGCTGCGAGCCCATGCGCAAACGACAACAGCCAACAGACAACCGCCAGCAAACAAACTAGTACTTGGTCCACGGCCCTCTGAGGGGTTGTCGTTCCGAGCCGCAATGCAGTGCAGGCGAGGAATCTCGTGTCGGCCCTGCCAGCGTGAGATTCCTCGTCGCTCCGCTCCTTGGAATGACATCCCTCAAAATCTCCTGAACAAAGTACTACCAGACACCGCAGCCTAGTGCCAAACTTTGCCTTCCCAATTCTGCCTTCATCATTCAGCATTCTGCCTTCTGTCCTCACTCTTCCCTGGCTCCTTGCGCAGTGTTGGCACTCATCGCGCGGGCGGCAGGATATAAACCGGCAACGGCGGCAGCCACCAGAATCAGGAGCGTGGACTGGGCCAGAAACGCCACCGGCACGTGGAACTGAATGGTCCACCCGAACGACTGCACGTTAATGACGTAAATGAGTACCAGCGACAGTAACACCCCGATGAACAGCCCAATGAATTGGCCAGCGGCACCGATATACACGGCTTCGATCATCAGCATACGGCGGATCTGCGCGCGAGTCGTTCCGAGAATACTAAGCAGGGCAAACTCCCGCCGCCGTTCGAGGATCAACGTCATCAAGGTCGCCATCACCCCGAGACTCG
The sequence above is a segment of the Deltaproteobacteria bacterium genome. Coding sequences within it:
- a CDS encoding cytochrome c3 family protein, which gives rise to MAQIFRRSTNTLAKLSIVGGALLAGGLLGLAMLLARSPWVNDVGVAKEQVVPFSHKHHVSGLGVDCRYCHVSVEQTAFAGIPAVKTCMTCHSQIWTEAPILEPIRESWRTDKPIEWVRIHDLPDFVYFNHSIHVKKGVGCATCHGQVDQMPLMWKVNSLDMQWCLECHRQPEQFIRPREQVFRMDWQPPSDQLALGESLIKEYHIDKSKMTNCSTCHR
- a CDS encoding carotenoid 1,2-hydratase, translated to MLNDEGRIGKAKFGTRLRCLVVLCSGDFEGCHSKERSDEESHAGRADTRFLACTALRLGTTTPQRAVDQVLVCLLAVVCWLLSFAHGLAAEQRWKEAVPGYEFSFPRDHAAHPDYRIEWWYYTGNLETADGRRFGYQLTFFRTGIASDPANPSRWTVRDLYMAHFAISDFKDQRFYAFEKLNRAGVGWAGAEATHYRVWNEGWEARLEGDQHVLSAAEGNVQLAVTLTPEKIPVIHGENGVSQKGAAAGNASHYYSLTRLRTAGTLTVNGEALTVSGLSWMDHEFGTSFLEPEQVGWDWFSLQLNDGRELMLFQIRRADGSTDPHSSGTLIDPDGHATRLAREDFTLTPSQPWRSAVSGASYPMTWKVTAPAHGLHLLVRAAFPGQELQTTASTGVIYWEGSIVVSGGDAAQGIVGRGYVEMTGYIGKRMGAVFAP